CGCGGCGCGGCAGCAGCCCGCCACGGCGGCGGACGCGCGCGCCGCGCGACGCCCTTATCGCGCTGCATCATCAGCCGCGTGCCTGCGCCAAGGCGAAGCGCCAGCGCGAAGCTGCGTACCGGAAGGCCGGCATGGCGCGCAGTCTCGCCCTCAGCCGACGCATGGACGACGCGGTGTTCGATGCGTGCCGCTGAGCCCGCCCAGACCCTACCGGGTGGGCTGCGCCATCAGGTAGCGCGCCAGCGCATCGAAGGCGGGCAGGGTGGTGGGGTCGTTGGCGCTGTTGCCGGCCACCGGATGCGACCCGAAGCGGGCGATCACCACCTTGGCCGCAGGATCGATATACAGGGCCTGGCCGTGCACGCCGCGCGCCATGTAGGCGCCGTGTGCGTTGTGGCTCACCCACCACATGCCGCGATAGCTCCAGCCCGGCAGCAGGGGATAGCCGGCCTTGGCGAAGGCGCGCCTGTCACCGCCGGCCCGGATGCGCGCGATGGCGGCCGCGGGTACGACCTGTTCGCCATTGCTGCGCCCGTCCTGCAACAGCATCTGGCCCAGCCGGGCCATGTCACGCAGCCCGGCATTGAAGCCGCCACCGGCGAACGGCGTGCCGCTGGAATCGACGGTGTAGTAGGCGTCCTGCTCGGCACCCAGACGGGTCCAGATACGCTCGGACAGCAGCGTGGATACGGGTTTGCCGGTACGCCGCGCGATGATCCAGCCCAGGGTGTCGGTGTTGATCGTCTTGTAGCCGAACGCCTCGCCGTGGCGCCCCTGTTTCTGCACGGTCTGCAGGTAATCGTAGTAGCTGCGTGGACCGGTGTAGCCCGGGGCAGGCGGCAGCGTGCTGCCGGCGGCGGCGTACTGCCAGACTTCGGCGTTGGGGTCGGCGTAGTCTTCGCTGTAGCGCAGGGCGGTGGTCATCTCCAGCACCTGCTTGACCGTGGCATCGCCGAACGCGCTGTGCGCGAGTTCCGGAATGATCGCACCGACGGTGTCGTTCTCATCCAGCACGCCTTCGGCGACCAGCATTTCGCCGAGCAGGCCGGTGATCGATTTGGTGACGGACATCGCGCCGTGCTGGCCATCGGGCTGCAGGCAGCCGGCGTAGCGTTCGTACACCACCACGCCGTCGTGCAGCACGATGATGCCGTCGGTGTAATTGGCCTGCAGCGATTGCGCCCAGGTCATGCGGGTACGCGTGTTCAAGGGCGTGAACGGCAGCGCGTCGATGGTTGCATCCAGGCGCTGTGGCAGCGGCGCCGCCGCCCCGGGCCCGCGGCTGACG
This is a stretch of genomic DNA from Stenotrophomonas rhizophila. It encodes these proteins:
- a CDS encoding serine hydrolase domain-containing protein — its product is MAIPTRLHFPRAPRRLAAACTLVGALALLPAAHGATAGAPPLDAAASDPGALGWMQGFPPPEAKRIRYTDSDYFAFPKLRWTACHFRQLMPTVGVSRGPGAAAPLPQRLDATIDALPFTPLNTRTRMTWAQSLQANYTDGIIVLHDGVVVYERYAGCLQPDGQHGAMSVTKSITGLLGEMLVAEGVLDENDTVGAIIPELAHSAFGDATVKQVLEMTTALRYSEDYADPNAEVWQYAAAGSTLPPAPGYTGPRSYYDYLQTVQKQGRHGEAFGYKTINTDTLGWIIARRTGKPVSTLLSERIWTRLGAEQDAYYTVDSSGTPFAGGGFNAGLRDMARLGQMLLQDGRSNGEQVVPAAAIARIRAGGDRRAFAKAGYPLLPGWSYRGMWWVSHNAHGAYMARGVHGQALYIDPAAKVVIARFGSHPVAGNSANDPTTLPAFDALARYLMAQPTR